In Epinephelus lanceolatus isolate andai-2023 chromosome 7, ASM4190304v1, whole genome shotgun sequence, the genomic stretch GTGTATTAATTGTgctatacatgtatatatatataacattgCCTTGCCTAGGCTGTGAAAACTGGACCACTGTACCTATATAACAGATGCTTAATAGTTTAAGTAAGCTGTAAACTGAGattttaaatacagtaaatacagtgcATTAGCTTAATTAAAAGGTGCCCTGTGGCGTTTCTGACCTCCAGTACTGCTGTAAAGCAATCTTTTTATAAGTGGGTCCAGGTTTTGTTTGTTCTTGTGCACTCGGACGACGATGTCAGCGACTCgagaaatgcagcaatgcaccgacagaaacagagaagaagacTCACAGTGAGGagtaaacatggatgtaaacaactCAGGTTTCAAAGTTATGAAACACTTAAAGGAGTCACAACACTAAAAGAGCAACAACACCCTGGATTCCTATAACCATCTCTATCAGCAAATGAGGGAGCAGCATCCATAGGAGGCCTTTTAGGACATATTTTTGGTCAGTTTTGCCTCTATTAGAGACTATGCCCCCGAGAGCAGACGGCTAATGAGGGGGAACAGAGAGCTTAGGGGAGACATGCAACATTGCATTATTTACTTACTGGTTCGTTTACAGACTAATTTTCATCTGTTGCTCATAGACAGATGTTTTGCGAGACTTCAATGCTGCCTGTGTCACTGCAGATCTCAACACCAAAACTTGTGAGAAAAATGTTTccacaataaatacaaaagatGGCCAAAGCtacaaaaaacaagatatagcatcgGAAATAAAATTGTTTGTCAAGCATGGTTCCATATATTTTGAGACAAAGAACAATATGAGATGTACCTGGAAGAATGCGATCCCAAAAGAGATCCCTGCGATGATTCCCAGGTTGGACTCCATCACATGGGTTACCTGTTTGAAGCAGCCctacaagagaaaaaaatacatttacagagACGCTCTAAAACTTTCTACCGACAGTTTTTGAGCTAACTGGTCAATCTGCTTGCTCCTAATAACTTAAAGCCATTTAAAACTACACAAATGTAGTGGGGGTGGTGTAAGGGCCCCGACAAACTAGTCAGAccttgaatttttatataactcacccatttacattttacttaGGCTtaaaagttacgcataattgagggcgggctgctttgagtgacaggccttgtgccgatagtgtcctcggcgtctcagtcagatccacgcCAGCCTCTctcccaaatatggtcacttctggctccaaaaaaaaacccaaaatggTGACGGCCGTATTGCTGAACttggttgatttttatataaaaatgtattactGGCCTGGCTCCCTCTTATCTGTCTACATACATGTGTAGAAACCAAAATCATTATGCCCTTTGCTCTCATAATACTCTACAAATGCTGGTTCCAATGGTGAGAACAGAACTCGGCgaaaaaagcttttaaataaGGCGCTCCTTTGTTCTGGAATAATCTACAGAAGGATCTGAAACTGGCTGAGCTGATCACTGTGGAGGCATTCAAGTAGATTTTATAGGATCAAGAAATTAGCCCTTACAGTCAATGTGTCTGTTTGCCTTGTTGTAACTTgtaataatgtttatttaaatgggaGTCCACCAACCAATGTCAGTCTACAGCCTATGGTGCTGGAGCATGAAGGCAGTGAGCTCACCATGTTGTACACCTCTGTCTTAGCCTTGTCGAGGTCTTTCAGGATCTCTGGTGTGCATTTGGCGGTGGTTTCACAGCAGCTGACAGGAATGCCATTCTCTTTAAAGTACTCTGTTTCGTTCCAGTCAGTGAAATTGTTCACTCCGCAGCAATGCAACTATATGGGGAAAAAAGACAGCAACAAAATGAATACAGTGTAGTAACAAATGTCTTAATGTGACAGAAAAGTCGGCCAAAAACCAATGAACGACATCACTGCAGATGTTTTGGATCAATCAGGAAAACACCTGCAGCGACGAGAGCAACATGACCTGAAGTTTAAACCCACAGAGAGCAGCacttctctgctctctgtgggtTTAGCTGCTCTTTGAAAATGTTCTTGTGTAAACAAGAGTTCTTTGGTTTGTACAGTGAGAAACAAAGTCAGATAAGAGTAGCACCATAAGTGTAATGGAAAACTTCCCACTTACAGTCCTCTGGATGGCGTCcactgcactgctgctgctgctgtctgagtTATTGTAGGATAGCACAGCTTTTTTATAGGCAACGCCCAGCTTGGCCTTGATCTGGTGAATTCAAAACAAAGAAGATTAAATATTTTAGAgggctgatgtagtcggtttacaataaaaaaatgttttggacaAGTTACTTACCTCATGTCTAAAGATAAAGCCTGAGACACCTGCCACGAGCTCAGCCAGGAACACCAAGGTCAGGAACATGGCATACTGAAGGGACCAATGAAAAGAAAACCTTACAACAAGGTCAAATCTGAAGGGAATAATTCAGGGAGCTTTACCGCACCAACACTGACCAGTTTGAGCATCCATGGGCTGCCGCGGCATGTAGCGAAGCAACCGAACAGTCCGAAAATAATGATGATGGCTCCGGTCCCGATGAGGACATATGGTGCATTGGTGCTCTcctcagaggacagagagaaataGGCCTCCAGGCTCACCTTCCCCCACACGCCAACGGCCAGCAGGATCACGCCTGTGAACTGAAGACGACAGCAGGGCAAATCAGCTCCGGCATCAAAGAGCCAAGGAAAAAGATGAGCAGGTTTTTAGGCTCAAAACCATTTTTCACTTGCAAACTGGCGCAGTTAAGAGTTTAGCAGCATTTTATCAAATAAGAAATAAGAAATATTATCAAGACCTACAGAGTTTAGGTTTTGcagaaacaaccaatcacagctgccGAGTCTCTCAGGCACTGtcaactgtcaaactaggcagcgttGATAAATTTAAATCAAGTTTGTGTTACTGCATTTCTCACCTCATGTGTTTTCAGAaattttactgtactgtttagctgtaaaatgagagagcTTACTCCGGCTGGTGGGTGGTGCTTTGTTTTCGCTTGAttgtttccaacatggcggATGGGTCACAAACAATCCCactgccacctgctactcagttttttttcttgaacaAACTCatacaccaatggaacagccagcgggagcaatttggggttcagtatcttgctaaagtagcctggttccagaccatagaccccgcccactcaactgagtaggcttgcatctctggtctggcatacttcaatgaatttgcgatttatctcatcCAAACggtggacggaccaatgaacgccagGGGTCTagtgattagccaatcagcgtcacgctgatgtcaagctgtacgccggtgggtaactggtgaggacaGCAACagtggcgaccgctacagatcctacagaccacattaacgatgctattgaggtatttcgccactactcgtgttaatggaggaccaaattaaggaagctgctaaactggatttaacggcgatgcagctggtcGTGcgcgacgacggagacattttaaacgggcaatgctcgcttgttttcggcacccccgaggcatggatactaatgacgtcagattctgggtgagtcgttgatctctactgattggttagggaaaaaatcaaattccctcccccttgtaaatcgccttcaatggaagccatgtcagactgaaggttctgggagcttcagtctgacactcaggctattgctaaaggatacttcgacatacAGGCTGGAGGAGCCTGGGattgaaccactgatcttctgattggtggatgacccgctctacctcctgaaCCACAGTCGGCGTTAGAAGCACTGTGAGGAGGCGGAGGAACagaatttttttcacagactgtctgtctcatgtactgctATGTTAATTTAGTTACTGttaacaaaaagttattttttaaaaaaaagttaccaAATACAGCTTTAAAGCTAAAA encodes the following:
- the tspan6 gene encoding tetraspanin-6; amino-acid sequence: MSPPSRRLQTKPVITCLKTFLISYSLIFWFTGVILLAVGVWGKVSLEAYFSLSSEESTNAPYVLIGTGAIIIIFGLFGCFATCRGSPWMLKLYAMFLTLVFLAELVAGVSGFIFRHEIKAKLGVAYKKAVLSYNNSDSSSSSAVDAIQRTLHCCGVNNFTDWNETEYFKENGIPVSCCETTAKCTPEILKDLDKAKTEVYNMGCFKQVTHVMESNLGIIAGISFGIAFFQLIGIFLSCCLSRYITNNQYEMV